Genomic window (Acidobacteriota bacterium):
TACATTCGTGTTGCTGACAACGGCTGTGGGATGACTGAGCAAGAGATTGACACCCGCTGGTTAAGAATTGGCTATTCGGAGAAGGTGGAAGAACGTATCAGTTCGCGCAATCGTCGCCGCACTGGCGAAAAAGGCATCGGGAGAATTTCAGCCGACCGGTTAGGCGCTGTCCTGGAGTTACGGACGCGAGTCGAAAGCGGAGTCTTTGGCCTCAGCGTGGATTGGCGGCATTTCGATGTACGAGGAAAAAATCTAGCTGAAGTGCCGGTTGAGATATTGACCGATTCTGCCCCCCGGTTGCCAAGATCAATAGACGGTAATGATGCACAGACCGGCACAGAATTGATTATTAAAGAGCTTCGGCAGAGTTGGACGAAACCGGAACTTGAAGACCTGCATCGTGAACTCTCGTTGCTCACCTCGCCATTCAAACAGGCAAGCGACTTCCATATCAAGCTCGATAATGACATTGATATTGCGTTGAGCGGGGGAATCAGTTCAAAGATATACGAAACCGCTGTCATAACGCTGGAGGTTTCTTTTAATGGCGAGCAAAGTCTGAAATATCATTTCACCGATCGCATAAACGGCGCCAAAGTCAGAAGACCACAACAGACGATAACTTGGCGAGAATTGATTTATAGGCCAACACAAAAGGACCAAAGGAAGCCAAATTGTGGCCCAGTTTCTATGAAGCTGATGTTTTTTCCTCGTAAGGAAGAGACTATCGAAGGATCAGAATTTAGTCTTTCAGACCTCAGGCAGTTTATGGAGAGTAATGCTGGGGTAAGTGTCTATCGCGATCACATCCGCGTTAAGCCCTATGGGAACCCAAAGGAAGGTGAAGGAGACTGGCTCGGACTTGGTAAACGACTGGCGCGAAACCCTGCCGGGGCTGGTCGAGCGACATTCCGAATTTCACCAAACCAGTTAGTTGGTGCAGTCTTTATTAGCCGCGACCGCAACCACCTCTTGACCGATAGCTCGTCGCGTGAGGGTTTAGTTCACGGCGAGGCATTTAGCGACCTGAAAGCGTTAGCGTTAGGTTGTGTCCAATTACTTGAAACCCATTATCACAAGAGATTTACCGAAGAGAAGGCTACAGCCAGAAAAGGCGTTAGCCCCGCTGAGGAGACACGAGAACTCAAACGCGAACTAAATTTTCTAAAAAAAGACCTGCGCTCAATTGCCCCAATGATGGCGCAAATGTCTGAAGAAGCCGTCGAACGCGTGTTGGAACGTGTCGAATCAGTGACAACGCGAATCCAAGGGACGCAAAAATCGCTTGCTGAACTCCAATCCCAAACGACCATTTACCGGGGACTGGCAACTATTGGAATTGCTGCCACCGTTTTTGGGCATGAAACGCAAACGTCTATTGCCGGTTTTGACGGAGCAGCACATGTCAGTTACGACCTGTTGATGCAAACCCCGCCGCGAATGAGCGACGCCGTCGAACAGTTAGAAGTGGCGTTGGAATATGCTAGTAAAGTTTCGGCTTGGGGTAAATTCGCGCTAGCAAGAATTAAGCGAGAGAAAAGGCGGCGAGCGACTATCAACGTGGAACAGTTGGTCAAAAAGGTCATTGTCGAGTTGCAGCCTAATTTGGATGCGTTGGATATTGAAACCGAGATTGTAGCGCAACCTGTCGAGGCGAAGACCGTCGCGATGGATATTGAAGCTGTGCTAATCAATTTGCTTACGAACGCCT
Coding sequences:
- a CDS encoding sensor histidine kinase is translated as MTKTFSIDARTILTLGRDSIKDHTTALVELVKNSYDADATKVEVGIFSNVEEPYIRVADNGCGMTEQEIDTRWLRIGYSEKVEERISSRNRRRTGEKGIGRISADRLGAVLELRTRVESGVFGLSVDWRHFDVRGKNLAEVPVEILTDSAPRLPRSIDGNDAQTGTELIIKELRQSWTKPELEDLHRELSLLTSPFKQASDFHIKLDNDIDIALSGGISSKIYETAVITLEVSFNGEQSLKYHFTDRINGAKVRRPQQTITWRELIYRPTQKDQRKPNCGPVSMKLMFFPRKEETIEGSEFSLSDLRQFMESNAGVSVYRDHIRVKPYGNPKEGEGDWLGLGKRLARNPAGAGRATFRISPNQLVGAVFISRDRNHLLTDSSSREGLVHGEAFSDLKALALGCVQLLETHYHKRFTEEKATARKGVSPAEETRELKRELNFLKKDLRSIAPMMAQMSEEAVERVLERVESVTTRIQGTQKSLAELQSQTTIYRGLATIGIAATVFGHETQTSIAGFDGAAHVSYDLLMQTPPRMSDAVEQLEVALEYASKVSAWGKFALARIKREKRRRATINVEQLVKKVIVELQPNLDALDIETEIVAQPVEAKTVAMDIEAVLINLLTNAYTFCQQGNGHRRIRVDVGPKVEDGQQGFEIVVADSGPGVAKEFRDRIWTPLFTTKTDADGNQVGTGLGLAIVQSVVNDLKGSRKVDTDPDLKGARVTVWLPSL